A stretch of the Solanum dulcamara chromosome 6, daSolDulc1.2, whole genome shotgun sequence genome encodes the following:
- the LOC129892905 gene encoding uncharacterized protein LOC129892905 translates to MDEILGGMPITKKVFIGVDFNGHIGSTPSGFDNLHGDSDFGVRNFGETSFLDFSRAYELVIANSCFSKKDDHLIIFRSALTKSQIYYLLMWKGDNDFCKDYKVISSQNLTTQHKLLVMDLNIKRGRRNKKLYVWPMIK, encoded by the coding sequence ATGGATGAGATTTTGGGAGGTATGCCGATCACCAAGAAGGTTTTTATTGGTGTGGATTTCAATGGCCACATTGGGTCTACTCCTAGTGGTTTTGACAATTTGCATGGTGATAGTGATTTTGGGGTTAGAAACTTTGGTGAAACctcatttttggatttttctagaGCTTATGAGTTGGTGATAGCTAATTCGTGCTTTTCGAAGAAGGATGATCACTTGATTATCTTCCGTAGTGCTCTGACAAAATCTCAGATATATTACTTGCTTATGTGGAAAGGTGATAACGACTTTTGTAAGGATTACAAAGTTATTTCGAGTCAGAATCTTACCACTCAgcataagcttttggtgatggacttgAATATTAAGCGAGGGAGGAGGAACAAGAAGTTATATGTATGGCCTATGATTAAATAG